The following coding sequences lie in one Spinacia oleracea cultivar Varoflay chromosome 1, BTI_SOV_V1, whole genome shotgun sequence genomic window:
- the LOC130464117 gene encoding protein FAR-RED IMPAIRED RESPONSE 1-like, which produces MEEISNLCSSSSSSSDGGEDENGEEVVSDWLDANDDDILVSCGDAELGNFDEVGNLGDESLCRTPSEIILNCEGKSVVEEEVLATPVVGMTFSSWDRDDEHFRKYGKQCGFGVVRAYGNYSRKAGEKRTLRSYVWKCECGGEPDLRFRTKGVKAKGAMITAPGVLDKRTNNSGTWEVRKAVVEHLNHKPTPLKSRYISMYRRDSITSIVRRRLFNGVGGGSKISNIHRSLAKERNGVENMSISVKDLRNIVAKEKRLKMRGGDAKAMFDYFDKMTAGNHNFFHRYRLNSKNRLTDVMWVDARSRVAYQDFGDVVCFDSTYVTNNYELPFSNFVGVNHHGQTILLGCALVSHEDTETFVWLFKTWLHCMGGKAPISFLTDQCAAMRAALEIAMPMPTTKHRWCLWHILQKFGKKLGNYAKYSEFKVVLHNVIYDSLTEAEFEVNWTSSIELYGLGEDDWLSGTSVILLSHLKVDGLYNYC; this is translated from the exons atggaggaaattTCTAATTTATGCTCAAGCTCAAGCTCAAGCTCAGATGGTGGAGAAGATGAGAACGGAGAAGAG GTTGTATCTGACTGGTTGGATGCTAATGACGATGACATTCTAGTATCGTGTGGGGATGCAGAATTGGGGAACTTTGATGAAGTGGGAAACTTAGGAGATGAAAGTTTATGTCGTACACCATCGGAGATAATTTTGAATTGTGAGGGCAAGAGTGTAGTGGAAGAGGAAGTTCTGGCTACCCCTGTAGTTGGTATGACCTTTTCATCATGGGATAGGGATGATGAACATTTTAGGAAATACGGAAAGCAATGTGGTTTTGGGGTTGTTCGTGCTTATGGTAATTACAGTCGCAAAGCTGGTGAGAAGAGGACCTTGAGGAGCTATGTTTGGAAGTGTGAATGTGGAGGCGAACCAGATTTACGATTCCGGACGAAGGGGGTGAAAGCTAAGGGGGCGATGATTACCGCCCCTGGTGTCCTTGACAAGAGGACTA ACAATTCTGGAACTTGGGAAGTAAGGAAAGCAGTAGTTGAACACTTGAATCACAAGCCAACGCCCCTTAAGTCTCGATATATCTCAATGTATAGGAGAGATAGTATTACTTCTATTGTGAGGAGGAGGTTATTCAATGGTGTTGGTGGTGGTTCCAAGATCAGTAACATTCACAGGAGCTTAGCTAAAGAGAGAAATGGTGTAGAAAATATGTCTATAAGTGTGAAGGACTTGAGGAACATAGTGGCGAAGGAAAAGAGGCTCAAGATGAGAGGTGGGGATGCGAAAGCCATGTTTGATTATTTCGATAAGATGACTGCCGGAAACCATAATTTTTTCCATCGTTATAGATTAAATTCTAAGAATCGCTTGACTGATGTTATGTGGGTTGATGCAAGGAGTAGAGTAGCCTACCAAGACTTTGGGGATGTAGTATGTTTTGACTCCACATATGTCACAAACAATTATGAGCTTCCATTTTCTAATTTTGTGGGAGTCAATCATCATGGGCAGACTATTTTGCTTGGCTGTGCACTAGTGTCTCATGAAGACACCGAAACATTTGTTTGGTTGTTCAAAACTTGGCTCCATTGTATGGGAGGCAAAGCTCCTATTAGTTTTTTGACTGATCAATGTGCAGCAATGAGGGCGGCTCTTGAAATAGCTATGCCTATGCCAACCACTAAGCATCGATGGTGCTTGTGGCACATACTTCAAAAATTTGGCAAAAAGTTGGGCAACTATGCAAAATATTCGGAGTTCAAAGTTGTGTTACATAACGTGATTTATGATAGTTTAACAGAAGCAGAGTTTGAGGTGAATTGGACTTCTTCTATAGAGTTATATGGACTTGGTGAAGACGATTGGTTAAGTGGTACGTCTGTCATCCTTTTATCTCATTTAAAG GTAGATGGTCTTTACAATTATTGTTGA